A genomic stretch from Kribbella amoyensis includes:
- a CDS encoding acyl-CoA dehydrogenase family protein has translation MSYELSDEHREFRSSVRDFAEAEIAPYAAEWDRKHYFPVETVQKMGRLGLFGLTAPEEYGGAGGDFTSLCVAIEEISRVDQSMGITLEAAVGLGINPILTYGTDEQKQRWLPDLVAGTKLAGFGLTEPESGSDAGATKTRAVLDGDEWVIDGSKQFITNSGSTITSVVTVTARTGERPDGRPEISTIIVPTGTPGFVAEAQYDKLGWHASDTHPLSFSGCRVPAENLLGNRGKGFAQFLATLDDGRVAIGAVALGCIKACLEMSVQYAGERKTFGVPIGQKQGVAFQISDLKVMADAAELLVYRAAALKDAGASVQEFKQAAAVAKLYATEAAVTATRIATQVFGGYGFMEEYPVTRFYRDAKILEIGEGTSEVQRMLIARGLGLPVE, from the coding sequence ATGTCTTACGAGTTGTCCGACGAGCACCGTGAGTTCCGCAGCAGCGTGCGGGACTTCGCCGAGGCGGAGATCGCGCCGTACGCCGCGGAGTGGGACCGCAAGCACTACTTCCCGGTCGAGACGGTGCAGAAGATGGGCCGGCTCGGCCTGTTCGGGCTGACCGCGCCGGAGGAGTACGGCGGCGCCGGCGGCGACTTCACCAGCCTGTGCGTCGCGATCGAGGAGATCTCCCGGGTCGACCAGTCGATGGGAATCACCCTGGAGGCCGCCGTCGGGCTCGGGATCAACCCGATCCTCACCTACGGCACCGACGAGCAGAAGCAGCGTTGGCTCCCCGACCTGGTGGCCGGCACCAAGCTGGCCGGCTTCGGCCTGACCGAGCCCGAGTCCGGCTCCGACGCGGGCGCGACCAAGACCCGGGCCGTGCTCGACGGCGACGAGTGGGTGATCGACGGGTCGAAGCAGTTCATCACCAACTCCGGCTCCACCATCACCTCGGTCGTCACGGTGACCGCGCGGACCGGCGAGCGCCCGGACGGCCGGCCCGAGATCTCCACGATCATCGTCCCGACCGGGACACCGGGGTTCGTCGCGGAGGCGCAGTACGACAAGCTCGGCTGGCACGCGAGCGACACGCACCCGCTGTCGTTCAGCGGCTGCCGCGTCCCGGCCGAGAACCTGCTCGGCAACCGCGGCAAGGGGTTCGCGCAGTTCCTCGCGACCCTGGACGACGGGCGGGTCGCGATCGGTGCGGTGGCGCTCGGCTGCATCAAGGCGTGCCTGGAGATGTCCGTGCAGTACGCGGGGGAGCGCAAGACGTTCGGCGTCCCGATCGGGCAGAAGCAGGGCGTCGCGTTCCAGATCTCCGACCTCAAGGTGATGGCCGACGCGGCCGAGCTGCTCGTGTACCGGGCTGCCGCGCTGAAGGACGCGGGCGCGTCGGTGCAGGAGTTCAAGCAGGCCGCCGCAGTCGCCAAGCTGTACGCGACCGAGGCCGCGGTGACCGCGACCCGGATCGCCACCCAGGTGTTCGGCGGCTACGGGTTCATGGAGGAGTACCCGGTGACCCGGTTCTACCGGGACGCCAAGATCCTCGAGATCGGCGAGGGCACGTCGGAGGTCCAGCGGATGCTGATCGCCCGCGGCCTCGGCCTGCCGGTCGAGTGA
- a CDS encoding acyl-CoA carboxylase subunit beta: protein MTRDHWTEVKVAREATLAPPEKAAAKLATQNKLYVRDRIALLVDEGSFVEDAQLANALSAGLPADGVVTGRALVDGRPALLVANDPTVKAGSWGARTVEKIVRITEVALRDELPIFWLIDSAGARITDQVELFPGRRGAGRIFHNQVALSGKVPQICCLFGPSAAGGAYIPAFCDLVIMVDGNASMYLGSPRMAEMVVGEKVTLEEMGGARMHTSVSGCGDLLAADDAEAIDLAKQYFSYLPGSWQTRPPSYDASPAGRDFTRDLVPAEESVGFDIHDVIDAILDADTFFELKPAYAPELVVGFGLLAGQVVGIVANQPAVKGGVLFVDSADKAARFIWLCDAFNVPLVYLCDVPGFMIGSEVERAGIIRHGAKMITAVSEATVPTVSVIVRKAYGAGLYAMCGPGFSPDACIALPTAKIAVMGPEAAINAVYYNKIQEIPDETERIEYVAKLREEYETDIDILRLAADLVIDAIVEPENLREDLIARLAAAQTKDRHFSTKRHGVPPV, encoded by the coding sequence ATGACGCGCGATCACTGGACCGAGGTCAAGGTCGCCCGCGAGGCGACGCTGGCACCGCCCGAGAAGGCGGCCGCCAAGCTCGCCACGCAGAACAAGCTCTACGTCCGCGACCGGATCGCCCTGCTCGTCGACGAGGGCAGCTTCGTCGAGGACGCCCAGCTCGCCAACGCGCTGAGCGCCGGCCTGCCGGCCGACGGCGTGGTCACCGGCCGCGCGTTGGTGGACGGGCGGCCGGCGTTGCTCGTCGCCAACGACCCGACCGTCAAGGCCGGCTCCTGGGGCGCGCGGACGGTGGAGAAGATCGTCCGGATCACCGAGGTCGCGTTGCGCGACGAACTGCCGATCTTCTGGCTGATCGACTCCGCCGGCGCCCGGATCACCGACCAGGTGGAGCTCTTCCCGGGCCGCCGCGGGGCCGGCCGGATCTTCCACAACCAGGTCGCGCTGTCCGGCAAGGTGCCGCAGATCTGCTGCCTGTTCGGCCCGTCGGCGGCCGGCGGGGCGTACATCCCGGCCTTCTGCGACCTGGTGATCATGGTCGACGGCAACGCCTCGATGTACCTCGGGTCGCCGCGGATGGCCGAGATGGTGGTCGGCGAGAAGGTGACGCTGGAGGAGATGGGCGGTGCCCGGATGCACACCAGCGTCTCCGGCTGCGGGGACCTGCTCGCCGCCGACGACGCCGAGGCGATCGACCTGGCCAAGCAGTACTTCTCCTACCTGCCCGGCTCCTGGCAGACCCGGCCGCCGTCGTACGACGCGTCGCCGGCCGGCCGCGACTTCACCCGCGACCTGGTCCCGGCCGAGGAGTCGGTCGGCTTCGACATCCACGACGTGATCGACGCGATCCTGGACGCGGACACCTTCTTCGAGCTCAAGCCCGCGTACGCGCCCGAGCTGGTGGTCGGCTTCGGTCTGCTGGCGGGCCAGGTCGTCGGCATCGTGGCGAACCAGCCGGCCGTCAAGGGCGGCGTGCTGTTCGTCGACTCGGCGGACAAGGCGGCCCGGTTCATCTGGTTGTGCGACGCGTTCAACGTGCCGCTGGTCTACCTGTGCGACGTCCCCGGATTCATGATCGGCTCCGAGGTCGAACGCGCGGGCATCATCCGGCACGGCGCGAAGATGATCACCGCGGTCTCCGAGGCCACCGTCCCGACCGTCTCGGTGATCGTCCGCAAGGCCTACGGCGCCGGGCTGTACGCGATGTGCGGACCAGGGTTCTCACCCGACGCCTGTATCGCGTTGCCGACGGCGAAGATCGCGGTGATGGGCCCGGAGGCGGCGATCAACGCGGTGTACTACAACAAGATCCAGGAGATCCCGGACGAGACCGAGCGGATCGAGTACGTCGCGAAGCTGCGCGAGGAGTACGAAACCGACATCGACATCCTCCGCCTCGCCGCCGACCTCGTCATCGACGCCATCGTCGAACCCGAGAACCTCCGCGAAGACCTCATCGCCCGCCTCGCCGCAGCCCAAACCAAAGACCGCCACTTCAGCACCAAACGCCACGGCGTCCCCCCGGTCTAA